A genomic segment from Spirosoma sp. SC4-14 encodes:
- a CDS encoding AAA family ATPase, which translates to MVFTIGGIKGGSGKSTLATNLTVWLSKKGFDVLLVDADEQETATKFTKWREHHTQGNSGYTAAILTGDAVRQQVTKFKSKYDHVIIDTGGRDTTSQRAALFVSDVYLVPFNPRSFDLWTVADVENLVKEVRAIKPDELHAFSILNRADPKGSDNKDSAELLSDSHELEFINTTIGSRKSFANTASSGLGVIEGSPVDEKAVGEINLLFKTIMDKINIKISTDFNVEKSTK; encoded by the coding sequence ATGGTCTTTACTATAGGAGGTATTAAAGGAGGTTCTGGTAAAAGTACGTTGGCAACAAACCTGACGGTCTGGCTTTCCAAAAAAGGATTTGATGTGCTACTAGTCGATGCTGACGAGCAGGAAACGGCCACAAAGTTCACCAAGTGGCGTGAACATCACACACAAGGCAATAGTGGCTATACGGCCGCGATTCTGACCGGTGATGCCGTTCGACAACAGGTTACCAAGTTTAAGTCCAAATACGATCACGTTATCATCGATACTGGAGGCCGGGACACGACAAGCCAACGGGCAGCTTTGTTTGTGTCCGACGTATACCTGGTTCCATTCAACCCACGCTCGTTCGACTTGTGGACGGTCGCCGATGTAGAAAATTTGGTAAAGGAAGTACGAGCTATTAAGCCTGACGAGCTTCACGCATTTTCGATCTTAAACAGGGCAGACCCGAAAGGGTCGGATAACAAAGATTCGGCGGAGCTGCTAAGTGATAGTCATGAACTTGAATTTATCAACACGACTATTGGCAGCCGAAAAAGTTTTGCCAACACGGCATCGAGTGGGCTAGGAGTAATTGAAGGAAGCCCGGTCGATGAGAAAGCCGTAGGCGAGATTAACCTGTTATTCAAGACAATAATGGATAAAATCAACATTAAAATTAGTACTGATTTTAATGTTGAAAAAAGTACGAAATAA
- a CDS encoding HAMP domain-containing sensor histidine kinase, giving the protein MSLFNKTAQYLLLTALIIALVGSVGFYTLIHRKIRHEVDEILTSQVEQAQRRLQKQDPVRLGEGDDNPHIEPVNEPIRSQFSTQLTLDFLEHKRQIPIRQYQTSVEIRGQHYLVRVRQPYDEFNELARDLSIWVIIGFLALMSLSVLIGLGLSSRLWRPFYLTIKQLGQFRLDQSANPQFPQARVREFDLLNRSLGELTQKLRQQFSLQKQFTENASHELQTPLAIASAELDFLLQSQHLSETDHTHLQRATDALSRLSQLNRSLLLLTQVDNDQFAEDELVDLGDVLTTYLLDFEPFFDHKQFVVTLDIQPGVQLQMNRQLVGVLLTNLLKNTARHCKTGGQVSISLTTTSLTIRNSGEPLPFAQSQLFNRFVKDPARPDSIGLGLALIKQICDRYGLPLTYQYDSAHQEHAFQIEFKAIQANNFKFAS; this is encoded by the coding sequence ATGAGTTTATTTAACAAAACGGCCCAGTACCTTTTGCTAACTGCTCTGATCATTGCACTGGTTGGGTCGGTGGGATTTTACACCCTCATTCACCGGAAAATTCGCCACGAAGTGGATGAGATATTGACCAGCCAGGTTGAGCAGGCTCAACGTCGGCTTCAGAAACAGGATCCCGTGCGGCTTGGTGAGGGAGACGATAACCCGCATATTGAACCCGTCAATGAGCCAATCCGTTCTCAATTTAGTACCCAGCTGACCCTAGATTTTTTAGAACACAAAAGGCAGATTCCTATTCGGCAGTATCAGACATCTGTAGAGATTCGTGGGCAGCATTATTTAGTAAGAGTTCGGCAACCCTATGATGAGTTTAATGAACTAGCAAGGGATTTGTCGATCTGGGTGATTATCGGCTTTTTGGCCCTAATGAGTTTGTCGGTCCTAATTGGGCTGGGCTTATCCAGCCGGTTATGGCGGCCTTTTTACTTAACGATCAAGCAGCTTGGCCAATTTAGGCTGGATCAGTCCGCCAATCCCCAGTTTCCCCAGGCTCGGGTTCGAGAATTCGATCTATTGAACCGGTCGTTAGGCGAATTAACCCAGAAACTACGGCAGCAATTTTCCTTGCAAAAACAATTTACCGAAAATGCATCCCATGAATTGCAAACGCCTTTAGCCATCGCGTCAGCTGAACTGGATTTTTTACTCCAGTCACAACATCTGAGTGAGACTGACCATACTCATCTTCAACGGGCAACGGATGCCTTGAGTCGACTCAGCCAGTTAAACCGATCGCTCTTACTGCTCACACAGGTAGACAATGATCAGTTTGCCGAAGATGAGCTGGTGGATCTAGGTGATGTACTGACAACATACCTACTTGATTTTGAGCCATTTTTCGATCATAAGCAATTTGTGGTTACGCTGGATATCCAACCAGGTGTTCAACTTCAGATGAATCGCCAATTGGTTGGTGTGTTGCTGACCAATCTGTTAAAAAATACGGCCCGTCATTGTAAGACGGGTGGGCAAGTTTCGATTTCGCTAACGACAACTTCACTAACGATTCGCAATTCAGGAGAGCCGCTTCCTTTTGCTCAAAGTCAGTTATTTAATCGATTTGTCAAGGATCCGGCCAGGCCCGATTCCATTGGATTAGGATTGGCTCTGATCAAGCAGATCTGTGATCGGTACGGATTGCCCTTGACTTATCAATATGACTCAGCTCATCAGGAGCATGCCTTCCAGATCGAATTCAAGGCTATTCAAGCCAATAACTTCAAATTTGCTTCATAA
- a CDS encoding histidine kinase codes for MRPLSSTLYREVQIHCLAWIGYILFQVLALDKFEHRYVANLLSALAQLPAQLLFTYTTLYWLIPIYLLTGRYKRFSLLTLTALVIGGILYWEGSYYLYLVPFEPQRAAQESPWDWGWFLLCAFYLLSTCSILIGFQMIRYGFGQQQLNQQLIIANQRIELKSLKDQINPHFLFNTLNNLYGLTRQDPEKAGEVVLRLSRLMQYMLYESNMALVPLRNEIDYLENYLALERIRYGDRLQLSWQVSGDTDQPYIAPLLLLPFVENAFKHGISRQLDQAWLQLQLNVKPDELVFKVENSKPELAADESATGIGLPNIAKRLQLIYPGRHQLRHRSGVGTYLVTLKLDLVRSDFSPVHTHENQVPAGR; via the coding sequence ATGCGACCGCTTAGCTCTACTCTCTACCGGGAAGTACAAATCCATTGTCTGGCCTGGATAGGGTATATTCTGTTTCAGGTGCTGGCGCTGGATAAGTTTGAGCATCGGTATGTAGCCAATCTGCTGTCGGCACTCGCTCAACTGCCCGCTCAACTGCTCTTTACCTATACTACCCTGTACTGGCTTATCCCGATTTATCTGTTAACCGGACGCTATAAGCGGTTTAGTCTGCTCACCCTTACGGCGTTGGTTATCGGAGGCATTCTGTACTGGGAGGGGTCTTATTACCTGTACCTGGTTCCGTTTGAACCCCAACGAGCGGCCCAGGAATCGCCCTGGGATTGGGGGTGGTTCCTCTTGTGCGCTTTTTATCTATTATCGACCTGTAGTATTCTGATTGGGTTCCAGATGATTCGGTACGGGTTTGGTCAGCAGCAACTCAATCAGCAGCTCATTATCGCCAATCAGCGTATTGAATTAAAATCGCTGAAAGATCAGATAAATCCGCACTTTCTCTTCAATACGCTCAACAATTTGTACGGCCTGACGCGACAGGACCCCGAAAAGGCTGGCGAGGTGGTTTTGCGGCTTTCGCGACTGATGCAGTATATGTTGTATGAGAGCAACATGGCGCTGGTTCCCCTACGGAACGAAATCGATTACTTGGAGAATTACCTGGCGCTGGAACGGATTCGCTATGGCGACCGGCTACAGCTTTCCTGGCAGGTCAGTGGCGATACCGATCAGCCCTATATTGCCCCCTTACTGCTGCTACCCTTTGTGGAAAACGCCTTCAAACATGGCATCAGCCGCCAGCTGGACCAGGCCTGGCTTCAGCTCCAACTGAATGTTAAGCCTGATGAACTCGTGTTTAAAGTGGAAAATAGTAAACCAGAATTAGCTGCTGATGAATCCGCTACGGGTATAGGCTTACCCAATATCGCGAAGCGTTTACAACTGATTTATCCCGGTCGTCATCAGCTTCGGCACCGAAGTGGGGTGGGCACGTATTTGGTAACGCTCAAACTGGATCTGGTTCGTAGTGATTTTAGCCCTGTACATACCCATGAAAATCAAGTGCCTGCTGGTCGATGA
- a CDS encoding LytTR family DNA-binding domain-containing protein, whose product MKIKCLLVDDEPIALNVLSAYIQQVDSLELMGQCRSGVEAFTLLQHKPVDLLFLDIQMPQLSGLALLRSLTNPPKTIITSAYREFALEGYELDVLDYLIKPIAFDRFMKAVGKAFAHKHTALPSLPVGADEPFLFVKEDRQLIRLVLSDICWLESKRDYVKIMTTGREVITRQTLGYYDELLPTEQFLRIHRSFMVAKAKIDSLTETQLRVSGHSLPIGRNYKSAVWEQLQIRNLIRSTGQGS is encoded by the coding sequence ATGAAAATCAAGTGCCTGCTGGTCGATGATGAACCCATTGCGCTGAATGTACTGTCGGCCTACATTCAGCAGGTGGATAGCCTGGAACTGATGGGCCAATGTCGTTCGGGAGTGGAAGCGTTTACGCTGCTCCAGCATAAACCCGTGGATTTGCTCTTTCTGGACATCCAGATGCCACAACTGTCCGGGCTGGCTTTACTGCGCTCGCTGACCAACCCGCCCAAAACTATCATTACGTCGGCTTACCGGGAATTTGCTCTGGAAGGCTATGAACTCGATGTGCTGGATTACCTGATTAAACCCATTGCGTTTGATCGGTTCATGAAAGCAGTGGGGAAGGCCTTTGCCCATAAGCACACCGCCTTGCCTTCCCTCCCGGTAGGGGCAGATGAACCATTTCTGTTTGTGAAAGAAGATCGTCAATTAATCCGGCTTGTTCTGAGTGATATCTGTTGGCTGGAGAGTAAGCGGGATTATGTAAAAATCATGACTACCGGTCGGGAGGTGATCACCCGTCAGACGCTGGGGTATTATGATGAGTTACTCCCTACGGAACAATTCCTGCGGATTCACCGCTCCTTTATGGTAGCGAAGGCGAAGATCGATTCCCTGACAGAAACGCAACTTAGGGTTTCGGGCCATTCGCTACCTATTGGCCGGAACTATAAATCGGCCGTGTGGGAGCAGCTACAAATCCGGAATCTGATTCGGTCAACTGGTCAGGGATCATAA
- a CDS encoding OmpA family protein produces MKLSSRICILRTTGRLLLVWCCLGWLNAVIVNAQASIKKPGEIQQPKGNWQKPGEIQQPKGNWQKPGEIQVPRGIQAIRVDDKTCLHRLSLVADALFDFDQATLSSQAEETLQALIPLLAREGKHVLLIEGHTDAIGSSDYNMALSRKRAQAVSDWLATHQSLPPGSAIKGYGETRPVAANKKPDGSDDPVGRQKNRRVDLVIDTCH; encoded by the coding sequence ATGAAATTATCGTCACGTATCTGTATTCTCAGAACAACTGGGCGACTATTGCTCGTTTGGTGTTGCCTTGGCTGGCTCAATGCTGTAATCGTCAATGCGCAGGCATCTATCAAAAAGCCGGGTGAAATTCAACAGCCTAAAGGCAACTGGCAGAAGCCGGGTGAAATTCAACAACCCAAAGGAAATTGGCAAAAACCAGGCGAGATTCAGGTACCTCGGGGCATCCAGGCGATCCGAGTTGACGATAAAACATGCTTGCATCGACTATCCCTGGTTGCCGACGCCTTATTTGATTTCGATCAGGCTACGTTAAGCTCACAGGCCGAAGAAACGCTACAAGCACTGATACCCCTTCTTGCCAGGGAAGGTAAACATGTCTTGCTGATTGAAGGGCACACGGACGCCATTGGCTCGTCTGATTATAATATGGCATTAAGTCGTAAACGCGCCCAAGCTGTATCTGACTGGTTAGCTACCCATCAGAGCTTACCACCAGGCAGTGCCATTAAAGGGTACGGAGAAACACGCCCTGTTGCCGCCAACAAAAAGCCTGACGGTTCCGACGATCCAGTTGGTCGCCAAAAGAATCGGCGGGTTGATCTGGTAATCGATACCTGCCATTAA
- a CDS encoding transposase: MSRTRQLYPEALFEALFDKVFSLCVANNMVAGRRVAIDSAPVKANASMETLLEKQPNLPGPNLVQSATDQHEPVMSKAKVSPRQAASVITAADHQLRRLKKHQQNLTSAPTPSGASNEKAKLLSNKTHYSPTDPDARISIKPGKARKLNYHCSLAVDTAEGVISHVQADFADRRDSHYLPDITLKLQQRFAANELRLEELLADTGYSNGSNYALLEGWNITGWIPVFSHYKPQIEGFSYDSEGDYFTCSAGKRLPLKTFASYVESGLLKIYRADYQACQQCPLKSTCIPKSQYRQILRTAYDPFYRRALERQQSRRGKRMKRLRQRTVEPVLGSLVEYTGLRKINVRGKAGAHKVMLMAAIAFNLKKYMKFTTKSILSQAIALKVDWSLSSQEDFLDFSVLFLN, encoded by the coding sequence TTGAGCCGTACTCGACAACTGTATCCGGAGGCACTCTTTGAGGCTCTGTTTGATAAAGTGTTCAGTTTGTGTGTAGCCAACAACATGGTGGCTGGCCGTAGAGTAGCCATCGACTCGGCCCCCGTTAAAGCCAATGCTTCGATGGAAACACTGCTTGAAAAACAACCCAATCTACCGGGGCCCAATCTGGTCCAATCGGCTACGGATCAGCATGAGCCAGTGATGTCCAAAGCTAAAGTCAGCCCCCGTCAAGCTGCCTCAGTGATTACCGCAGCTGATCACCAATTGAGACGCTTGAAAAAGCATCAGCAAAACCTAACGAGTGCCCCGACTCCTTCAGGAGCCAGTAACGAAAAAGCAAAGTTACTCAGCAACAAAACTCATTACAGTCCCACCGACCCCGATGCCCGCATCTCGATTAAGCCCGGTAAAGCACGCAAACTTAACTACCATTGTAGCTTGGCAGTTGATACTGCTGAAGGCGTCATTAGTCATGTGCAGGCCGATTTTGCCGATCGTCGGGACAGCCATTACTTACCTGATATCACTCTCAAGCTTCAGCAGCGGTTTGCTGCCAATGAGCTACGTTTAGAAGAGCTATTGGCTGACACGGGTTACTCAAACGGTAGTAACTACGCCTTGCTAGAAGGGTGGAATATCACGGGCTGGATACCCGTCTTTAGCCACTATAAGCCTCAAATCGAAGGGTTTTCCTATGATTCTGAGGGGGATTACTTTACGTGTTCAGCTGGCAAGCGATTGCCTTTGAAGACTTTTGCCTCCTATGTCGAATCTGGTTTGTTGAAAATCTATCGGGCAGATTATCAGGCCTGCCAACAGTGTCCGCTCAAATCCACCTGTATACCCAAGAGTCAATACAGACAAATTCTCCGAACGGCCTATGATCCCTTCTATCGTCGAGCCCTGGAGCGCCAGCAAAGTCGACGGGGCAAACGCATGAAACGACTTCGTCAACGGACGGTGGAACCCGTCTTAGGGAGTCTGGTGGAGTACACTGGGTTGCGAAAGATCAATGTACGGGGTAAAGCTGGGGCTCACAAAGTGATGCTGATGGCGGCTATTGCTTTCAACCTGAAGAAATACATGAAGTTCACCACTAAGTCCATTCTCAGCCAGGCCATAGCCCTAAAGGTAGATTGGTCATTGTCTTCTCAAGAGGATTTTCTGGACTTCAGTGTGCTTTTTCTCAACTAA
- a CDS encoding aspartyl protease family protein, with protein sequence MNACYLTMLLGVWTYVTTSPGQDDRYGFYFTHHRTKVQIPFVFRANLIIVPVRLNSRTTVNFMVDTGVSYTIITDATVVPRTTDQLSRTIQLTGVGQGDTQLASIVTGNTLQLGALRVDHHPLVVLHDDVLHLSEYAGMPIHGIIGYELFANLVVTLDFQQQLMTLMLPEHYHYRPRKGERYPIAIQDRKAYTNALSISVAGDTLPLRLVLDTGAGQALLLDRFAGSSLPIPNPIIPVPLGRGLSGLMHGQLGRLPAVQFGRFSLRNVLVCYPDSTEFRRKLAHMPSRQGNIGCELLRRFRVTFHYSEGYMVLKPVRYLMRVPFEHDMSGIEFRADSSQPGRYVIGYLVADSPAEQAKLQVGDELQVINNIPASQLSLGAINELLQSGAGRPISVIVRRQGQLIPYRFTLKRLI encoded by the coding sequence ATGAATGCCTGCTACTTGACGATGCTGTTGGGCGTTTGGACTTATGTCACCACGAGCCCTGGGCAGGATGACCGGTACGGATTTTACTTTACCCATCACCGCACAAAAGTACAGATCCCGTTTGTGTTTCGGGCCAATTTAATCATTGTACCCGTCCGTCTGAATAGTCGAACCACCGTCAATTTTATGGTCGATACGGGCGTCAGCTATACAATCATCACCGATGCGACAGTTGTTCCCCGGACAACCGATCAACTGAGCCGAACCATTCAGTTGACCGGCGTGGGGCAAGGAGATACCCAACTGGCCTCAATCGTTACTGGAAACACCCTTCAGCTCGGAGCGCTTCGGGTAGACCATCATCCATTGGTTGTTCTGCACGACGACGTTCTGCATTTATCCGAATATGCGGGTATGCCCATTCACGGTATTATTGGCTATGAGCTGTTTGCCAATCTGGTAGTCACCCTTGACTTCCAACAACAGCTGATGACGCTCATGCTGCCCGAACACTACCACTACCGACCCCGTAAAGGCGAACGATATCCGATTGCGATTCAGGATCGAAAAGCCTATACCAATGCACTGTCGATTTCGGTAGCTGGCGACACGCTCCCCCTTCGGCTGGTGCTGGATACGGGGGCCGGTCAGGCGCTCTTGCTGGACCGGTTTGCCGGCTCCTCCCTGCCAATACCCAACCCAATCATTCCGGTTCCGCTGGGACGCGGGCTGAGTGGTCTGATGCATGGACAGCTCGGACGGCTCCCCGCCGTCCAGTTCGGTCGGTTCAGTTTACGCAATGTGCTGGTTTGCTATCCCGACAGTACAGAATTTCGGCGTAAACTAGCCCATATGCCTTCCCGGCAGGGCAATATCGGCTGTGAGCTCCTTCGTCGCTTCCGGGTAACGTTTCATTATTCGGAAGGCTACATGGTGCTTAAACCGGTGAGATACCTGATGCGGGTTCCCTTCGAACATGACATGAGCGGAATTGAATTTCGGGCCGACAGCAGCCAGCCTGGCCGGTACGTTATTGGATACCTAGTGGCCGACTCGCCTGCCGAACAGGCTAAGTTACAGGTAGGCGATGAGCTACAGGTAATCAATAACATCCCTGCCAGCCAGTTAAGCTTAGGGGCGATCAACGAGCTACTTCAGAGCGGAGCGGGCCGCCCCATATCCGTCATAGTCCGTCGACAAGGTCAGCTTATCCCCTATCGCTTTACCCTCAAACGGCTTATTTGA